The following is a genomic window from Caldisalinibacter kiritimatiensis.
TCTAAATAGAATAAATAAAACCTTTGATTATCGTAAAACTGTTCTAGCAGTTATAAGTCGTGAATCTCCAGAAGAAATTTTTAATCAAAATATAGAAAGTGCTATTTCTGTAGGATTCTTTATAGAAAATAATATAGAATACTTGGCAAATACCGGTGAAACATTGTATCCTACAATCGGTGAGATGCTCTCTGATATAGCTTTAGGTGAAGTTGGCTTCGTTCTACCATACATAGGTATAGAAGATAATAAAATAGAATATTTAGGTCTAGCCGCTATGAGTAGAGATAAACTTGTTGGAACTGTGAAAAAAGACAATACAGATGGGATATTATATTTATTGGCAAAGAATCCTTTATTCATTGAAGTACTACAGAGTCCTGAAAAAAAAGAAAATCTATACTCATTTAGAATAAGAATAAATAAACGGAAAATAAAAACTGACTATATAGACGAAAATATTGTTATAAACATAGAGTTAGACTTAAATGCTGAACTAAGATATCAATACAATATAGAGGCTGTAAGTGAACAACAAATAAAACAACTAGAAAAAAGATTATCAGAAAAAATAAAAAATAAAATTGTTTACATGATAAACAGAACACAAAAGGTATGCAAATGCGATATCTTTGATTTCGCCAGATACTTTAGAGCTGATAATCCCAAAATCTACAGACAAATTCACTGGTCAGAAGAGTATCCTGAAGCTAAAGTGAACGTAAAAGTTAATACTTTTATAACAGATTTAAACTTATCTGACCCTGGTGCAGAAACTAAATATTAAAGGATTGATAGTATGAGATTCCTAAAACGAAAAAATAAGTTTATAAGCAAAATCATTGAATTAAAAAAAGATGAGCTCGGTATAACTATACGAAAAATTCGTAGCTCAAATACTAATATATATATATTATACATAAAGCAGATAACAGATAGAAAAAGCATATCTGACACCATAATAAAACCTTTATTACAATACAGAAATAACGAAGAATTAGATGTCACAACAATAATTGAAGAAATAGTTTATATAGACGATATTTATTTAGATGATGATGAAAATCAAATTATAGAGCACATCTTAAATGGTCAAACAGTTATTATTCTATCTAACGATAATAAATATATTGTTGCCAATACAAGAAATGTTGAAAAGAGAAATGTAGAATCACCTGAAGTACAAAGCTCTTTTAGAGCTCCTAGGGATAGTTTTACTGAGAATCTTGACACAAATCTATCCCTTGTTAGATACAGAGTTAAAGATGAAAATTTAAGAATAGAATATATGACTGTAGGAAAAAGAACAAAAACAAAACTAGCTATAGTTTATGTAAAGGATATAGCTAATCCTAAATATTTAGAAGAAGTAAGAAAAAGATTAAAAAAAATAAATATAGATGGTATTATGGAATCAGGCTATATAAAGAAGCTAATAACAAATAACCCCTTCAATTTCTTTCCTGAAGTAGGTATTGCTGAAAGGTCTGAATCTGCATCTGCAAGTATTTTAAACGGTAAAATATGTCTATTTATTGAAGGTAGCAATTTAGCCTTAGTTATGCCTCA
Proteins encoded in this region:
- a CDS encoding spore germination protein encodes the protein MRFLKRKNKFISKIIELKKDELGITIRKIRSSNTNIYILYIKQITDRKSISDTIIKPLLQYRNNEELDVTTIIEEIVYIDDIYLDDDENQIIEHILNGQTVIILSNDNKYIVANTRNVEKRNVESPEVQSSFRAPRDSFTENLDTNLSLVRYRVKDENLRIEYMTVGKRTKTKLAIVYVKDIANPKYLEEVRKRLKKINIDGIMESGYIKKLITNNPFNFFPEVGIAERSESASASILNGKICLFIEGSNLALVMPQTFIEFIDSGDDHYEDIYTSVFVKILRILSIFLSLTLSSFYVLFVSFHPDFMPAQYILTLATSRVTVPFNALIEATAMEIVTEILREASIRLPKQIGPAIGIVGTIVIGQAAVTAGLVSPLMVIII
- a CDS encoding Ger(x)C family spore germination protein; amino-acid sequence: MIKNLKLFFILILSLILVTGCWDSQDLNKKNIITAVGVDKVGDNYEFVVESAKTSTSITKSKEEADIVNVYITTATGKNFEEAREKVDSKSPRLSFLGATRVVVFGENYAKSGLTPYLNRINKTFDYRKTVLAVISRESPEEIFNQNIESAISVGFFIENNIEYLANTGETLYPTIGEMLSDIALGEVGFVLPYIGIEDNKIEYLGLAAMSRDKLVGTVKKDNTDGILYLLAKNPLFIEVLQSPEKKENLYSFRIRINKRKIKTDYIDENIVINIELDLNAELRYQYNIEAVSEQQIKQLEKRLSEKIKNKIVYMINRTQKVCKCDIFDFARYFRADNPKIYRQIHWSEEYPEAKVNVKVNTFITDLNLSDPGAETKY